Below is a window of Carassius auratus strain Wakin chromosome 50, ASM336829v1, whole genome shotgun sequence DNA.
CCTCATAGCAACAGTAGTACTACTTGCATTTATTAGCCCTCCCAAGGGCAAAACCAagtatcttttaaaattaataacccTAACGTTATCCGTCGTgctctgccccccccccccccccacattttttttttaaataaataaataatactttactGAAAAACCAGAAACCTGGAACACATGGCCAATCACCACGAATTTACAATTCAGCATCCGGGATAGTGGCTAGAAAGAACAGATCATTAAAACACAGAAACGTGTTCCACagtattttattgaatttaaatcAGACCTACCATTGATCATACATTTATTCAACTCTCAGAACAATTCTAGCATACACAACTAGAACTACCGCACTCATATATACATGCAAATCTCATAAAACATCATATTTCCTCAGAAGATGTGGATTCCGAAGCGAATTCCAGTTTGGGAAGAGTGTAACCAGCACTGGCAAGGGAGTAGCTTGCGCAGTCATCTCCAGAACGGGCAATGTCACATCCCAACAACAGCACAAACTACTACCTCAGCCAGTACACGGATAAATCCCTCTCGGAGCTCGTGGAAACGGAGCGGATTCGCGTCCGTGTGAACAGAATTCCAAGAATTCGCGCCGAGCGTTCCAGAGCGCGCGAAGACTCCGAGGTGAATGGTCGTAGTACTCGTGAGCGGGCTACACTCCCTTCAGCTGCTCCGCTATTGGCTGGAAGCGCAGCCAATGTGGTGTCAGAGGGACACCGCCTACGACACTCACACCCCCGAGTGAGGCCACGCCCCCCGCAGTCTTCAGCCAATGGCGCTGTACTGAGTCCACGCGAGACTTTTATCACGTGATCTTGAATGAGCTGGTTTTACAGTAGAGAGGCTTCGCGTTCTTATACAGTACAAGTTAACAAATTAGGTGTTTCATACGAGCTTgatgttgataataaaaacataatcaaatacAAATACTACATAAAACGGATAATTCTCCTACTGGATTGATTGGTTAATACAGGCTGTgtccaaaaacagaaaaaaaccttAGCATAGCTGTAGAAATTAACATGACAGTTTCAAATATTGAGAATGCAACTGTACTCTGCTTAACATTTTTTAGGAACCTGATCTATTAtatcatgattctttgatgaataaaaagttaaaagaatagcatttattcaaAGTTTGTAACAATgtgcactaccatttaaaagtttagggaaagttttttttattattatatatttttaaaataaattattttatttatcaagaatgtgataaatttataaaaaatactttaagaaTAATAAAGactatttttagaaaatatttaaatattaaataaacactgttctttttaactttatcaaagaatcctgaaaaaagtatcagagGTTcccaaaaaacaaatattaagcagcaaaacggtTTCCAATAtcgataataaatcagtatattattcaagatttctgaagatcatgtgacactgaagactgcagtaatgatgttgaaaatacagctttgatcacagaaatatattacactttaacagagactcacacagaaaacagatgtttaaattgtaataatattttacaatattactgctttttggcagccttgatgaacagacttctgtgtgtgtgtgtctacatatgaaatatatatatgaaatatggtTTATGAATAACCAGAGGATCGATACAGCTGATGTTCACAGAACTGTACCTTTTATTATTGTACATGCCCTTCTCAATGCTACTAACGATGACAGGGAATGTTACAGTATAATCTTGCATAAAATCCATtgctgttaagaaaatttcacacaaattatgacttttcgttcttttaaaaaaaaaaaaaagatttttggattaaattttttaatcCAAATAGGTCATTATTAATTAAATCTTTAACACCATCACCAAACACTTTACATTAACTCCTTGAGAACCAAAAAcccataaaaacaacaaacactgcaAATTTAACATAACTGTTAATACATGGTTAAAGTCGGCCAATCAGAGTCTACCATCAGCTCATATTAGAAAAGGCTTCGGAGGTTGTGATTTGGAGCTGTCAATCAACCGTCCTTACGCACAGCGTATGAAACAGTCACATTCATGTTTGCGGTGGAATAAAAACATTCAGTCACGATTCGCCGTTCTGCACTTTGGAGACAGGCACTTGCATGAAGTCTTTAAAGGGCCCCAGGGCCTCTTAGAGGGCGGAGCTTACTTCAGGAGACGAGCAGGTGATGCACTCCACAAGCGTCGGGTAGAGCGCGATCACCTGAGCCCACACGCTCCCATTCACTGACCCCGGACAGGAAGAGAAGGAGAGGAATGAGCAAAAACAAGAATGCAAAACGTTGAACCTGTCAATGATATCTAGGTAGGTAACAGAATACTTCACCGTCTTGACGCATATATTTCATGTGAATGTAGAAGTCCGTCATGATTGCTTTCTAAATAATGCTGAAAGACAAACCCGTCTCACTGTTCTCTGGTTGAGTCTTCTTCAGGGAATCCATGAGAGTGCTGAGGGCTTTTAACACCAAGATGATCTCAGTCACTTGTTGCCTTgatgataaaaatattaaatggtgAGAAACACTTGGAATCGAGTTCTGTGCGCTTAAAAACAGACTGGAAATACAGTGAGTGTCTAGATCATATTTCatccctaaaataaaaaaaaaaagtatttgcttaATAATTTGAAGCCTAttgttagatttatttttttcttcataatttaaATTCTCAttgtattataatgcattatattaatattaattatttacaaggcataaccacattttttttgtaacaaaaatcacaattattgtcatgcaaaaatgtatatattttaaaatttgaacgtgttatatatatatatatatatatatatatatatatatatatatatatatatatatatatatatatatatatatatcacacatacagtatatatcttgaacattttacatgtatatgcattacgatatttatattcttatatgtaaatgtatttaatatataaacattacatatttttcttaatatgCATGCATTGCTTGTAtcaatatatacttaataaatatacacagtacacacacacatattaatagTAATCaatagtttgacagcactaatttacaCAGATAAGggtgtaaatattaaaaataatgaaaaataatttaagtgTGTTTTAGGGAGCTGAAAACCATGATTGTGCTATCCTCAGACCTGGGCAGCAGTCTCTGGTCCTCCACGTATCTCTGGAGCACGTCCTGCACCCGCTGCAGCAGCGCAGACAGAGCCATGCGTGAGATGAAGCCCTCCTGCGACATCGACTCCTTACTACTGAAGGAGAACTGCAGGAGCGTCTCGAAACACGCCTTGGAGAACTCCTCCCGCATACAGATGTCCATTTCAGCTTCTGTCCGGGAACAGAAGAGACTCAGTCTCATTTTTTGAGTGAGTACTTGACAAAATCATCTTCTACTGCTTTAAGAACAGTGTGCATCAGATGAAgatggttgtttttttttccctttgtttGTGCTCTGTACCTGTGAATGATGATGACTGGGAGTGAATCGATCCTTTATTGAGCAAGCTCATGATACCAGCGACGAACTCTTTGGGTATGAAATTGGCAAATGGTAAAATCCCTGTGCTGATCAACTGCACCACCTAGAGGGGAAAATACAAcaatatatcttaaaaaaaaaaaaaaaaaagtgtgtatatatatatatatatatatatgggacacaaataaaatattctgAATAATATATGTAACAAATAAACAGCAATCCTTTATTACtagaattaaaattattttattttcacaaaaatattttaatgtgtacaatagttgaaatatattatatgtatgtgtgtgtgtgtgtgtatttatgtatgtatacatgtatgtgtgtgtatatatatgtatacatatctatgtatgtatatatgtgtgtgtgtgtgtatatttatatatgtgtgtgtatgtatatgtatgtgtatatgtatgtgtacgtgtgtatgtgtatgtatgtatgtatgtgtatatatgtgtatgtgtgtatgtatgtgtatgtatgcatgcatgtgtgtttgtatgtatgtatgtatgtatgtgtgtgcagtgactttatgattttgagatgcatcttatcacactgaggacatttgagggactcaaacacaactatttaaaaagattcaaacattcactgatgctccagaaggaaacaagatgcattaagagctggggggtgaaaacttttgaacacgatgaagatggccaaatttttcttattttgttgaaatataattgttttccatttagtatttgtgtgtatgcatgtttatgtatgtgtgtgtgtatatgtatatgcgtgtatgtatgtgtatgtttatgtatgtatgcatgtatgtgtgtgtatgtatgtgtgtgtgtgtatgtgtatatgcgtttatgtatgtatgcatgtatgtgtgtgtatgcatgtatatgtatgtgtgtatgtatgtgtgtatgtatgtgcatgtatatgtgtgtatgtatgtgtgtgtgtgtgtgtgtgtgtgtgtgtgtgtgtatatgcatgtatgcgtatgtatgtgtgtatataaatatatatatatatatatatatatataaatatatataaataatatatatacatacatacacacacatacatacatgcatatatacccacacaaacacaatgtgtgtatttgtgtatttatgtatgtgtgtatatgcatatatgtatgtgtgtgtgtgtatgtgtatgtatgtgtgagtgtgtgtgtatatatatatatatatatatatatatatatatatatatgtaggtgtgtgtctgtttatgtatgcatgtatctgtgtatgtgtatgtatgtgtgtgtatgcatgtatttttgtgtgtgtgtatatgtgtatatatgtatgtgtgtgtatgtatggatgtatgtgtgtgtatgcatgtatttgtgtgtgtgtgtatatgtatgtatgtatatatgtatgcatatgtatgtgtgtgtgtatgtgtatgtatataaatgtgtatgtatatttgtatgtatgtatatgtatatatgtatgtgtgtatttatgtatgtatgtatatgtgtgtatgcatgtatatgtatgtatgtgtgtgtatgcacgtatgtatgtgtgtgtgtgtgtgtatgtatgtatatatgtatgtatgtgtgtgtgtgtatgtgtatgtatataaatgtgtatgtatatttgtatgtgtgtatatatgtatgtatgtatgtgtatatatgtgtgtatgcatgtatatgtaagtatgtatgtgtgtgtatgcatgtatgtgtgtatgtatatgtgtgtgtatatgtatgtatgcatgtatgtgtatgtttatgtgtgtgtgtgtatgtatgtatgtgtgtatgtatgtatgtatgtatgttacgGGCGCACGGACACCACCCTTAACAAAGGAGAGACGCACACAGATCAGCTTGTTTCAAAGGTAGGGGTATGTTTGTTTTAATAGAAAAGTTAACAAATGAAAGATATggtaacacaaaaaaaacaactacaaatgtatatgtgtgtatatgtatatgcgtatgtgtatgtatgtgtgtgtatgcatgtatatgtatgtatgtgtatgtgtgtgtatatatgtatgcatgtgtatttgtgtatgtatgtgtatatatgtgtgtatgcatgtatatgtaagtatgtatgtgtatgtatgcgtgtatatatatgtatatgtatgtgtgtgtatgcatgtatatatgtatgtgtgtgtgtgtgtgtgtatgtatgtgtgtgtgtgtgtgttatgtatgtgtgtgtgtgtttatgtatgtatgtgtgtgtatatgtatatgcgtgtatgtatatttgtgtgtatgcatgtttatgtatgtgtgtgtgtatatgtatatgcgtgtatgtatgtgtatgtgtatgtatgtgtgtgtgtgtatgtgtatatgcgtgtatgtttatgtatgtatgcatgtatgtgtgtgtatgcatgtatatgtatgtgtgtatgtatgtgcatgtatatgtgtgtatgtatgtgtgtgtatgcatatgtatgtgtgtgtgtgtgtgtgtgtgtatatgcatgtatgcgtatgtatgtgtgtatataaatatatatatatatatatatatatatatattagtgctgtcaaaattagcgcgttaacgcattcgattaatttgaaatatttaacgcgttaaaaaaaaataacgcaattaacgcggttgcagttttttttatttccagttgtggtctatgtgtgttcaacgtgcaaagaaatatggataagaccaaggaaggacttttagacggaaagtttcagtttaaaattctgccggattactcttcagtctgccacaagagctcatgaactcaaatgtcattgtttaaaaaaaaaaaaaaaacaatgactgtaacagtgcgtaaatcagacctatctgtaacgctaacgttaataagcttaaacgaaaataacgaaataattgtgtagcggagtattttttgtacacagtgccgcgaactgtcaatcacccctgtacgcgtgcatcactgtcctcctcagctgcagcaacttgcgctctctctcttcatcaagctttaaaacaaaaaggggacaaaaagatcatattgtctttgtgcataggctatagattaattagataaatgaatatctaaatttgtgccttgccgtctacggtatttttttagaacttagaaaaaagatgctgcagccaatgaaccgccagcgggggctgcaggacgactcaacctccgcagacagtttttaatgtttatcagacaataaatactcaagattttgctttagtataactcacaacgagtttcacacaccttctccggccacgttgagttgttgacacttaacagtgggaaaagcgacacatgcgctattcacttgtat
It encodes the following:
- the LOC113066626 gene encoding protein MON2 homolog; its protein translation is MSLLNKGSIHSQSSSFTEAEMDICMREEFSKACFETLLQFSFSSKESMSQEGFISRMALSALLQRVQDVLQRYVEDQRLLPRQQVTEIILVLKALSTLMDSLKKTQPENSETVNGSVWAQVIALYPTLVECITCSSPEVSSAL